The genomic window GCGCGGCAGGGCCACCGGGTCGATGGCGCCGGCCAGATGCTTGCGCAGGACGGCGCTCACCGCGCCCCGGCCGTCGGCTTCGAGCTGCGCGTGGGCCGCTTCGTCCAGCACGACGGCGGCGGCCACACGCATGCCGACATCGAGTTCGACCATGACCACCCGCGCTTCGCGCACGCCCGGCGCGGCGGCCAGCGACTGCTCGATCTGGGTCAGCGAGATGCGCTTCTCCTCGATCTTGACGATGCGGTCGGCCCGGCCGGCCAGCACGAAGCTGTCGTCACCGGCAGGCAACGCGCGGTCCGCGCAGACATGCCAGCCGTCATCGGGCAGGTGCGGCGAGCGGACCGCCAGGTAGCCGTCCTGGAGCCGCCACGCAATGCCGGGCAGCGCGTTCCAGCGATCGGCGTGCACGGTGCGCTGGCGCCATGCGATGCCGCCCGTTTCCGAACTGCCGAACACTTCGATGGGCGAGTGGCCGATATGGCGCAGCACATCGGCGGCGGCTTCGGGCGGCAGCGGTCCGCCCGAAGAAAACACCGCGCGGACCGACCTGCGTACCGCGGCCCAGTCCAGCGCGGCCGGCATGCGCTTCAAATGGGCGGGGCTGCTGACGAACACGGCGGGACCGGCCTCGGCCTGGCATGCCGCAACCAGTTCTTCGTGGAACGCAAACCGGGCTGCACGCATGGGACGCCCCGCCGCCAGCGGCCACAGCACCGTGAACAGCAGGCCATAGATGTGCTGGTGGGAAACGGTGCAGAGTACGCGCGTATCGGGGGTGCAGTGCTGCCCGAACGCCTGCTGCAGCGTGTGGACTTCCGCGTCCAGCTGCGCGAGCCGCTTGTGGATCGCGCCCGGCACGCCGGTGGAACCGGACGTGAACAGCGTGACCCAGGTGTCGTGGGTGGCGAGCATCGGCCAATCGACGTCGGGGTCGGGGTCGGGGTCGAGGTCCGCGTCCTTGGCGGCGACAGGCACCCTGGCATCGGGCAATTCGCCAGCCCAGCCGTCGCTCTCCGAGCGCAGCGCCGCGAGCGTTTCGGGCCGCGTATCGCCCGGCAGCACCACGTGCTTGCCGGCGTACCAGGCGCCGAACAGCGCGGCGGCAAACTCGGCCACATCCTCGATATGGATCGCCCAGCGCGCGCCGGGCGCATCGGCCAGCATGCGGCGCCACGCTGCGGCACGCGCCACGAAGCGTTGGGCGCCGACACCGCTGGCGGCATCGCCTGCCACGCATCGCGCAACCGGCGCAGCGGCCAGCGCCGCCATGACCCCACCCAGGCCGGTCCACGCCGGCTTTCCCTCAACCATGACGTTTCTCCGCGCCGCGCGCCCTGACGCGCTGGCGCACGAGCCATTCGCCGGCGAACATCGCGCCGATCAGGCCATAAGCAATGGCGCCGTTGTAGAGCGCCCAGACTCGGTCATTGGCGGCAAAGGCCGTGATGGCCGCAATCGTGCCGTTACAGACGAAAAATACGCACCATGCCTGCGTGACGCGGCGCGTGTAGGCCACCCCGCTCGGCGGCAGGTCCGGCTCCCGCATCCGCGCCAGGCGCTCGACCAGCGTGGGCGGATAGCGCAGCGTCCAGCCGAATACCCCCAGCATCGCCACGTTGACCAGCACCGGGTACAGCTTCAGCGGCAGCGCGTGGCCGGACGCCATGACGACCACCGCAAGGGCGGCCGACAGCAGCGCCATCACGCGCCAGCCGGCCTGGCGACTCGTCCCCGCGCGCAGCAGCGCGAGCGCGACCAGCGCCAGCGCCATCACGCGCGGCGAGAAATGCTGCAGCCCGAGGTAGATCACCAGCGGATAGGACAGCGTGAGCAGTCCCAGCCCCCACTTGCGCCAGGCCATGCTCGGCGTCAGGCGGTGGCCGGGGAGTCGATCAGCAGCGCCAGCGCCTGCACCACGTCCTGCACGGTGCGCACGGACTTGAACTGCTCGGGCTTGAGCGGCTTGTTCAGCATTGGCTTGAGCTTCACCAGCAGGTCCACCGCGTCGATGCTGTCGATGTCGAGGTCGTCGTACAGACGCGCCTCCGGCGTGATGCGGGCCGGCTCGATCTCGAAGGTTTCCTCAAGAACCGCGGCCACGCGCGCGAAGATTTCGTCATGGGTCATGTCGGACTCCGTGTCTGGGCAGGATTACTGTGTCGATGGATCAGGCCGGCGCCTGCCCGCGCTGTTCGGCCACGAAGGCAGCCAGCGCGGCCACGCTGGCAAAGCGGGCGCGAACCGCTTCCTTGTCGCCATTCATGGTGATGCCATAGCGTTTCTGCAGCGCCAGGCCAAGCTCCAGCGCGTCGATGGAATCGAGGCCGAGACCTTCGATGAACAGCGGCGCCGCCGGGTCGATATCATCCGCGGTCACGTCCTCGAGGGAAAGCGACGAGATGATAAGTTCCTTGATTTCTTGCTCAAGCGCCTTCACGGCGGATCTCCCTGGAGAAAAATTCGGATAGCGATTGCGTCAGGTGACGCACAGCCAGCGCGTCGTCCAGCCCCGTCGGCACCCATTCGGATACCGCCACGTCGGGATGGACGTCGATGACGAACCGCGGCCGGCGCACCGGCACGTGGTACCACTTCTCGCCCTTGGTCAGCGTGGGCGGATGGCAGCGGATGACCACCGGCGTCAGCGCGAACCCGCCGCGCACGGCCACGTTCGCCGCCCCGCGCAGCAGTTGCAGCGCCTGCCCGGGACGCGTGCGCGTGCCTTCGGGAAAGATGATGAGGTTGTTGCCCGCGCGCAGCGAGGCGATGCAGTCGTCGACCATGGCCGCGCCGGCATCGTTGCGGACCCAGCCGGTGGCAAGCACCGGACCGCGCGTGAACGGGTTGCGCACGAGTGCGGACTTGACCACGCAATCCGGACGCGGTGTGAGCGACATCAGGAACACCACGTCGATCAGCGACGGATGGTTGGCAACGATCAGCAGGCCCTGCCGGCGCAAGCGCTCGGCATGGCGCACTTCATGGCGGATGACGCCCACCGTGTGCATCAGCCAGACAAACAGACGGAAGGCGTGATGGATCACGCCGCGGCAGGCACGCTGGCGTGTCTGCGTGGACCACGGCAGGATCGCCAGCACCGGAAACACCAGCACCCGCAGCAGCAGGCCGCCCACGCCGAAGCTGGAAAAGCAGAAGCCGGTGGCGCAGACCCGCCACATGCGGTCCAGGCGTTCAACCATGACGTTGCCACCTCCAGATCGCGCGCTCGCCACGATGCGGCAGTGCCGGTTCGCCTGCCAGCATGAACCGCAGCACATCGAGCCCATGGGGAAGCGCGTGGCGGACGGGATGGCTGTCGCCGGCGCTGCGCGGCTGCACGATGTCGAGCGTGAAAACAGGTTTGCCGGCCTGGGGACGGCCCATGCGCCAGGCCCAGCCATACAGGCAGCCCGGCTCGTCGGCGAATTCGGCATAGGCCTCGGGCAGCGGCGCGTCGTAGCAGACCAGCAGGACCTCGTCGGCGCCGTCGGCCAGCAGGGCGCAGGCCTCGACGACCGCGGTTTCCACCGTATCGCGCCCTGCGGCGACGGCCTGCAGGTTCGAGGCGTCGCCCCGGTCGATCGTGAACATGGCGCCGATCGCGTTGTGGACCGACAGCCCGAACGCGGTGGGCGACAACGGCTCGCCGGCAGCCAGCTCGCTGAGCATCTCGAACGCGCGCTGGGTATCGCCATGGCGCGATGCGAAGACAGCGGGACGGTGGGGCGCGCCCTCGCCGGGCTCGGCCACCACGTCGTAAGTGGGGTGCAGGGCTGCCTTGCCAATTGCATTGACGCGCCGGCGCAACATCGGGGCCATGGCCTGGAGTGCCGGCAGGGCTGCGCCCTCGGGCAGCCAGGGCGCCAACGCCCAGGCCTGCCAGGCTTCAGGCGTATGCAATGCCGGCGCTATCGCCGCCCATGCGCGAATTCCAAATTCCATTGCCATGCCAATCGCGTGGGTGAATGTGAACCCGGGCTCGCCTCAGGCGTTGGCCACGGCGAACGAGAATGGCGCGCGCAAGGCGACCATGTCCGCGCGACCCCGGGGACAGTTCCGCATTTTTCCCTGAAATTAGTGTCAAAGACCGATCAGATCGGCGACGTTGTATGTCTTTTGTGGCGCGCGGGCGTTCGTCGCCCTGGCCCGGCGCCGGCAGCCTCCGGACATGCCGGCGGGCGCCGCAACGGCTTTCATGGTGTCGGTTCCGGCACCCTCGCCTGCACCCCCTCCGACAGGGGGCAAGGCGGGCATCACGAACTTCTACCCCGCGTTTTTGTCAGGGCCGAATTCTCGCATAAAGGGTGTGGGCGAGGCTATGGCGCAACCGTAACGTTCCTGCGCAAATGTAACGGGGCGGAAGCAGCCCTCACAGACTGCTCCCGCCCCGTTCCGAGGATCGGAAATCTACGGTGTATCAGCGCTTGGCTGGCAGGATCTTTCCCTCCACCTGGCCAAAACCCACCCGATACCCCTCCCCCTGGCACCAGCCCGTCATGACGACCGAATCGCCGTCCTCCAGGAAGCCGCGCGTGGTGCCATCTGCCAGCGTCACCGGCTCGGCGCCGTTGCGGGTGGTTTCCAGCAGGCTGCCGAACGAATCGGGCGTGGTGCCGCTGATCGTGCCGGAGCCCATCAGGTCGCCCACGCGGACGTTGCAGCCGGACACGGTGTGGTGAGCCAGTTGCTGGGCCATCGTCCAGTACATCGCCTTGAAGTTGGTGCGGCAGACCGTGGTGGCGGCCGGGGCGCCAGCGGGTTGCAGCGCCACTTCCAGGGCGATGTCGTAGGCGTTGCGCGCGGGCTGGCGCAGGTAGTCGAGCGGCTCGGGCGATTGCTCGGGGTTGTCGCTGCGGAACGGTTCGAGCGCTTCCATCGTCACGATCCATGGCGAGATCGACGTCCCGAAGCCCTTGCTGTTGAACGGGCCCAGCGGCACGTATTCCCATTGCTGGATGTCGCGGGCGCTCCAGTCGTTCAGGATGACCATGCCGAACATATGCGACGGGGCGTCGGCCGTGCTGACCGGCTCGCCCAGCATCGACGGCTTGCCGACGATGAACGCCATTTCCAGCTCGTAGTCGAGCTTGCGGCACGGGCTGAACACGGGGCGCGGCTGGTCCGGCAGCTTGATCTGGCCGTTCGGGCGGCGCAGCGGCGTGCCGCTGACCACCACGGAACTGGCCCGGCCGTTGTAGCCGATGGGGATTTCCAGCCAGTTCGGCAGCAGCGCGTTGGCCGGGTCGCGGAACATACGGCCGACGTTGGTGGCGTGCTCGCGCGACGAATAGAAGTCGGTGTAGCCGGGAATGTCCACCGGCAGGTGCATCTTGGCCGATGCCATCGGCACCAGCGCCTTGTCGCGCAGCGCCGCGTTGCCGGCCAGCGTCTGGTCGTCGCTGGACAGCAAGGCCGTCAGCCGCGCGCGCGTTTCGGACCACACGGGCTTGCCCAGCGCGATGAAGCGGTTCAGGCTCGCTCCGGCAAACGTGCCGCGGGCGGCAGCCGGCAGCAGGCCGGCGTCGTCGAGCACGGACAGGTCGAGCACCTGGTCGCCGATGGCCACACCGGCGCGCGGCGTGCCGCCGGCGGCGGAAAAGATACCGTAGGGCAGGTTCTGGAGCGGGAAATGGGTCTTGCCGTCGTTGGCCGAGGCAACCCAGCTGGTCTTGGGGGCGGTCATTGTTGTGGCACTCCGGAAATCAGCGCACGTTCGGATTGAAATGCTTCTTCAGGCCCTGCCAGCACGTGTAGTAGTCGTGCTGCAGCAGCGCCGATTCGGCGGCGTAGCGGGTGGGGCGGATCACGCCCGGCGTCTCGAACATGAACGCCATGGTGTCCTGGATGTGGTGCGGTGTGCCCGTATCGGCCGCGCTGGCCCGCTCGAAGGTCTCGGCATCGGGGCCGTGGCCACTCATGCAGTTGTGCAGGCTGGCGCCGCCCGGGGCAAAGCCGTCTGCCTTGGCGTCGTAGACGCCGGCAATCAGGCCCATGAACTCGCTGGCGATATTGCGATGGAACCAGGGCGGGCGGAACGTATCCTGCGCGGCCAGCCAGCGCGGGCCGAAGATCACGAAGTCGATGGTGTCGACGCCCGGCGTGTCCGACGGCGCCTGCAGCACCAGAAAGATCGACGGGTCCGGATGGTCGAAGCTGATCGACCCGATCGTGTTGAAGTGCCGCAGGTCGTACTTGTACGGCGCGTAGTTGCCGTGCCACGCCACCACGTCCAGCGGCGAATGGTCGATCTCGGCCCGCCACAGGTTGCCCTGGAAGCGGGCGATCAGCTCGAAGCTGCCTTCGCGGTCCTCGTAGCTGGCCACGGGCGTCAGGAAGTCGCGCGGGTT from Cupriavidus pauculus includes these protein-coding regions:
- a CDS encoding AMP-binding protein, translating into MVEGKPAWTGLGGVMAALAAAPVARCVAGDAASGVGAQRFVARAAAWRRMLADAPGARWAIHIEDVAEFAAALFGAWYAGKHVVLPGDTRPETLAALRSESDGWAGELPDARVPVAAKDADLDPDPDPDVDWPMLATHDTWVTLFTSGSTGVPGAIHKRLAQLDAEVHTLQQAFGQHCTPDTRVLCTVSHQHIYGLLFTVLWPLAAGRPMRAARFAFHEELVAACQAEAGPAVFVSSPAHLKRMPAALDWAAVRRSVRAVFSSGGPLPPEAAADVLRHIGHSPIEVFGSSETGGIAWRQRTVHADRWNALPGIAWRLQDGYLAVRSPHLPDDGWHVCADRALPAGDDSFVLAGRADRIVKIEEKRISLTQIEQSLAAAPGVREARVVMVELDVGMRVAAAVVLDEAAHAQLEADGRGAVSAVLRKHLAGAIDPVALPRRWAFLPALPCNAQGKTTEAMLREVFRRTVPEVRWLDHDATSATAELYVAEDLAVFDGHFPGAPIVPGVAQVDWVMALAPQKLDVPPRQRFARLDVLKFQAVIRPNSTVQLALMWQADVRALGFRLTSDAGPHASGRIMFHPEAP
- a CDS encoding acyl carrier protein, which encodes MTHDEIFARVAAVLEETFEIEPARITPEARLYDDLDIDSIDAVDLLVKLKPMLNKPLKPEQFKSVRTVQDVVQALALLIDSPATA
- a CDS encoding phosphopantetheine-binding protein, with product MKALEQEIKELIISSLSLEDVTADDIDPAAPLFIEGLGLDSIDALELGLALQKRYGITMNGDKEAVRARFASVAALAAFVAEQRGQAPA
- a CDS encoding lysophospholipid acyltransferase family protein: MVERLDRMWRVCATGFCFSSFGVGGLLLRVLVFPVLAILPWSTQTRQRACRGVIHHAFRLFVWLMHTVGVIRHEVRHAERLRRQGLLIVANHPSLIDVVFLMSLTPRPDCVVKSALVRNPFTRGPVLATGWVRNDAGAAMVDDCIASLRAGNNLIIFPEGTRTRPGQALQLLRGAANVAVRGGFALTPVVIRCHPPTLTKGEKWYHVPVRRPRFVIDVHPDVAVSEWVPTGLDDALAVRHLTQSLSEFFSREIRREGA
- a CDS encoding beta-ketoacyl synthase chain length factor, with amino-acid sequence MAMEFGIRAWAAIAPALHTPEAWQAWALAPWLPEGAALPALQAMAPMLRRRVNAIGKAALHPTYDVVAEPGEGAPHRPAVFASRHGDTQRAFEMLSELAAGEPLSPTAFGLSVHNAIGAMFTIDRGDASNLQAVAAGRDTVETAVVEACALLADGADEVLLVCYDAPLPEAYAEFADEPGCLYGWAWRMGRPQAGKPVFTLDIVQPRSAGDSHPVRHALPHGLDVLRFMLAGEPALPHRGERAIWRWQRHG
- the fahA gene encoding fumarylacetoacetase, whose protein sequence is MTAPKTSWVASANDGKTHFPLQNLPYGIFSAAGGTPRAGVAIGDQVLDLSVLDDAGLLPAAARGTFAGASLNRFIALGKPVWSETRARLTALLSSDDQTLAGNAALRDKALVPMASAKMHLPVDIPGYTDFYSSREHATNVGRMFRDPANALLPNWLEIPIGYNGRASSVVVSGTPLRRPNGQIKLPDQPRPVFSPCRKLDYELEMAFIVGKPSMLGEPVSTADAPSHMFGMVILNDWSARDIQQWEYVPLGPFNSKGFGTSISPWIVTMEALEPFRSDNPEQSPEPLDYLRQPARNAYDIALEVALQPAGAPAATTVCRTNFKAMYWTMAQQLAHHTVSGCNVRVGDLMGSGTISGTTPDSFGSLLETTRNGAEPVTLADGTTRGFLEDGDSVVMTGWCQGEGYRVGFGQVEGKILPAKR